A window from Ignavibacteriota bacterium encodes these proteins:
- a CDS encoding HDOD domain-containing protein produces the protein MQVSTEQIYDKLNKIQNLPTIPEIMFDAISTIKTEPGNIIKISEIIGKDQGMAAKILSVANSPLYGMLRRVSTLEFAIMIMGSNELEKIVTAISLSNAIRFKPIPNFNEQDYWKHSMAVGLVAKDISRRLGFPELAGDAFVGGILHDIGIQLIVKYFPQEFQQIYANLNSDKKFFECENHIIGLSHQEIGAYLLKKWNLPSSISDCVEFHHNPENSIENKELVAIVHLADFITTEFNNAKGVWDQGIELNTSTCNALGFDTHNELVGFYSDYSELVSDTVDSIHI, from the coding sequence ATGCAAGTTAGCACTGAACAAATCTACGATAAACTCAACAAAATCCAAAATTTACCAACCATTCCGGAAATTATGTTCGATGCTATTAGCACAATAAAAACCGAGCCGGGAAATATTATAAAAATTTCGGAAATAATTGGAAAAGATCAAGGAATGGCTGCAAAAATTTTATCAGTTGCAAATTCTCCACTTTACGGAATGTTAAGAAGAGTTTCTACATTGGAATTTGCAATTATGATAATGGGATCAAACGAACTTGAGAAAATAGTAACAGCAATTTCATTATCAAATGCAATTCGATTTAAACCGATTCCAAACTTTAATGAGCAAGATTATTGGAAACATTCAATGGCTGTTGGATTAGTAGCAAAAGATATTTCTCGTAGGTTAGGTTTTCCGGAATTAGCTGGCGATGCTTTTGTTGGTGGAATTTTACATGATATTGGAATTCAATTAATTGTTAAATACTTCCCCCAAGAATTTCAACAAATTTATGCAAACTTAAACAGCGATAAAAAATTTTTTGAATGTGAAAATCACATAATAGGTTTATCCCACCAAGAAATTGGTGCATATTTATTAAAAAAATGGAATTTACCATCCTCAATTTCAGATTGTGTAGAATTTCATCACAATCCAGAAAATTCAATTGAAAACAAAGAACTTGTTGCAATTGTTCATTTGGCGGATTTTATTACCACCGAATTTAATAATGCAAAGGGAGTTTGGGATCAAGGAATTGAGTTAAACACATCAACATGCAACGCTCTTGGTTTTGATACTCATAATGAATTAGTGGGTTTTTATTCGGATTATTCAGAATTGGTTTCAGATACAGTTGATTCTATTCACATCTAA
- the pyrR gene encoding bifunctional pyr operon transcriptional regulator/uracil phosphoribosyltransferase PyrR, translating into MNIKAKIIDESGLNRTITRLAHEILERNKGSENIILIGMRTRGEFLAKRILNKITEIDKKTPPLGILDATLYRDDFRTRLKQPEVSVTNITFDITEKNVILIDDVLYTGRTTRSALDALMDLGRPSSIQFCVLVDRGHREMPIKADFVGKNIPTSVNEEVKVKMKEVDDEDAVYLIESPK; encoded by the coding sequence ATGAATATAAAAGCAAAAATTATAGATGAATCCGGTTTAAACAGAACAATTACAAGATTAGCTCACGAAATTCTTGAAAGAAATAAAGGTTCAGAAAATATTATTTTAATTGGAATGAGAACACGCGGTGAATTTTTGGCAAAAAGAATTTTAAATAAAATTACGGAAATTGATAAAAAAACTCCGCCGCTTGGAATTTTAGATGCAACATTATATAGAGATGATTTTCGTACTAGATTAAAACAACCGGAAGTTTCCGTAACAAATATCACTTTTGATATAACTGAAAAAAATGTAATTCTTATAGATGATGTTTTATACACCGGAAGAACAACTCGCTCTGCTTTAGATGCTTTAATGGATTTAGGAAGACCAAGCTCAATTCAGTTTTGCGTGTTGGTTGATCGTGGACATAGAGAAATGCCGATCAAAGCAGATTTTGTCGGAAAAAACATTCCAACTTCTGTTAATGAAGAAGTGAAAGTTAAAATGAAAGAAGTAGATGATGAAGATGCTGTTTACTTAATAGAATCACCAAAATAA
- a CDS encoding YajQ family cyclic di-GMP-binding protein, with protein sequence MAQNFSFDIVSEVDFQEIDNALNQAKKEIIQRYDLKDSNTTLDLSKSDKTITINSKDEYGVKTSIDILQSKFIKRQISLKVMKLKEIESASGGRVKQVINLQNGISKENAKHITKLIKEMKFKVNSQIMDEQVRVQGAKKDELQSVIANIKSAELNFPVQFVNFK encoded by the coding sequence ATGGCACAAAATTTTTCATTCGATATTGTTTCTGAAGTTGATTTTCAAGAAATTGATAATGCTTTAAATCAAGCTAAAAAAGAAATTATTCAGAGATACGATTTAAAAGATTCCAATACTACGTTGGATTTAAGCAAAAGTGATAAAACAATTACAATAAATTCTAAAGATGAATACGGTGTAAAAACTTCAATTGATATTCTTCAATCAAAATTTATTAAGCGACAAATTTCTTTAAAAGTTATGAAACTTAAGGAAATTGAATCTGCAAGCGGCGGCAGAGTTAAACAAGTAATTAATTTGCAAAATGGAATTAGCAAAGAAAATGCAAAACACATCACAAAATTAATTAAAGAGATGAAGTTTAAAGTCAATTCACAAATTATGGATGAACAAGTTAGAGTTCAAGGTGCGAAAAAAGATGAGCTTCAATCTGTTATCGCCAATATTAAAAGTGCCGAATTAAATTTTCCGGTTCAATTTGTAAATTTTAAATAA
- a CDS encoding dihydroorotase gives MKIVLNKVRIINPAQNLDEQNDILIEDGIIRKIGNLNKEDLSNAKIFEFNGKICSPGLFDMHVHLREPGREDTETILTGSNAAASGGFTGIACMPNTKPAIDSAEVVNFIKSKSENHLVDVFPIGAVSKDRKGENLAPIAELVTAGAVAFSDDGVAVKTASLLRNALEYLKMYNLPIIEHCEDESLAGGAMNEGTVSTMLGLPAIPTIAEDLTVMRDIAVAEYVDGKVHIAHISSKNAVQLVREAKSKGLKITAEVTPHHFTLTDEALISYDSNYKMNPPLRTEEDIKAIIEGLKDGTIDCIASDHAPHSIEEKEAEFIYAPNGILGLETQLGLALSELVHKNHLSIPQLIEKLSINPRKILNIPIPQISVGEKANLTIFDPNEIWTVDIKKFKSKSKNSPFDKRLLTGKPIAVINNSKMYFEGNFNEI, from the coding sequence ATGAAAATTGTATTAAATAAAGTTAGAATTATAAATCCCGCACAAAATCTTGATGAACAAAATGATATTTTAATTGAAGATGGAATTATCAGAAAAATTGGGAATCTGAATAAAGAAGATTTATCTAACGCAAAAATTTTTGAGTTTAACGGAAAAATTTGTTCTCCCGGACTTTTTGATATGCACGTTCATTTGCGCGAACCGGGAAGGGAAGATACCGAAACTATTTTAACCGGATCAAATGCGGCAGCTTCCGGAGGATTTACCGGAATTGCATGTATGCCAAACACAAAACCCGCAATTGATTCGGCGGAAGTTGTAAATTTTATTAAAAGCAAATCAGAAAATCATTTGGTTGATGTTTTTCCAATTGGCGCAGTTAGCAAAGATAGAAAAGGTGAAAATTTAGCTCCAATTGCAGAACTTGTTACTGCCGGAGCTGTTGCTTTTTCTGATGACGGCGTTGCTGTAAAAACTGCTTCACTTTTACGAAATGCTTTAGAATATTTAAAAATGTATAATCTTCCAATTATTGAACATTGCGAAGATGAATCTTTAGCTGGCGGAGCAATGAATGAAGGAACAGTTTCTACAATGTTAGGACTTCCGGCAATTCCAACAATTGCTGAAGATTTAACTGTTATGCGAGATATTGCAGTTGCGGAATACGTCGATGGAAAAGTTCACATTGCACATATAAGTTCAAAAAATGCTGTTCAGTTAGTTAGGGAAGCAAAATCAAAAGGATTGAAAATTACCGCTGAAGTTACTCCGCATCATTTTACATTAACGGATGAAGCACTAATAAGTTATGATTCAAATTATAAAATGAATCCCCCTTTGCGAACTGAAGAGGATATAAAAGCTATTATTGAAGGATTAAAAGACGGAACAATTGATTGCATTGCAAGTGATCATGCACCGCATTCTATTGAAGAAAAAGAGGCTGAATTTATTTATGCTCCAAATGGAATTCTTGGATTGGAAACTCAACTTGGTTTAGCATTAAGTGAATTGGTTCACAAAAATCATTTATCAATTCCACAGTTGATAGAAAAACTTTCCATAAATCCAAGAAAGATTTTAAATATTCCAATTCCACAAATTTCTGTTGGTGAAAAAGCAAATCTTACAATTTTTGATCCGAATGAAATTTGGACAGTTGACATTAAAAAGTTTAAATCAAAATCTAAAAATTCTCCGTTTGATAAAAGATTGCTCACCGGAAAACCAATTGCTGTAATCAATAATTCTAAAATGTATTTTGAAGGAAATTTTAACGAAATATAA
- a CDS encoding insulinase family protein, whose translation MEDLLNINYKKYTLKNGLEVILYKNDSFPTVAVNIWYKVGSANEKPNKTGFAHLFEHMMFQGSQNVPKEKHFKFVQEVGGSLNGSTSMDRTNYYETVPSDSMELALWLEADRMGFFLPALTQDKLDNQKDVVMNERRQNYDNQPYGLAWEILFSNLFPENHPYHWPTIGWMKDIEKFELNDVKDFFANYYTPNNASLVIGGNFDEENAINLVEKYFEEIPNQNIISEIKIDFFELESSKIIIHEDNVQLSKIYFAWKSEKGYGKYDAALDVLADILTGSKSSRLQKHLIHNLQIAQDVSAFQYSAKYDGAFFITITSQQNCNLEKLKEETIKILNQIISEGITDLELERAITSYKSSYIYSLQNLDNLTNQINSYNCNLSEPNSFVYDIKRYLNLKKEDVQNAAKLFLEKNYVELKIIPKSKN comes from the coding sequence TTGGAAGATTTATTAAACATTAATTACAAAAAATATACTTTAAAAAATGGATTGGAAGTAATTCTATATAAAAATGATTCTTTTCCAACAGTTGCCGTAAATATTTGGTATAAAGTTGGTTCCGCAAACGAAAAACCAAACAAAACTGGCTTCGCACATTTGTTTGAGCATATGATGTTTCAAGGTTCGCAAAATGTACCTAAAGAAAAACATTTTAAATTTGTGCAGGAAGTTGGTGGAAGTTTAAACGGCTCTACAAGTATGGATAGAACAAATTATTATGAAACAGTTCCATCTGATAGTATGGAATTAGCTTTGTGGCTTGAAGCTGATAGAATGGGATTTTTTCTTCCGGCATTAACTCAAGATAAACTTGATAACCAAAAAGATGTTGTTATGAATGAACGAAGACAAAATTATGATAATCAGCCGTACGGTTTGGCGTGGGAAATTTTATTTTCAAATTTATTTCCTGAAAATCATCCGTATCATTGGCCTACAATTGGCTGGATGAAAGACATAGAAAAGTTTGAATTAAATGATGTAAAAGATTTTTTTGCGAATTATTATACTCCAAATAACGCAAGTCTTGTAATCGGCGGAAATTTTGATGAGGAAAATGCAATCAATTTGGTGGAAAAATATTTTGAGGAAATTCCGAATCAAAATATTATTTCAGAAATTAAAATTGATTTTTTTGAATTGGAATCATCGAAGATAATAATTCATGAAGATAATGTTCAATTATCTAAAATATATTTTGCTTGGAAATCTGAAAAAGGTTACGGAAAATATGATGCGGCGCTTGATGTTTTGGCTGATATTTTAACTGGATCAAAAAGTTCAAGATTGCAAAAACATTTAATTCATAATTTACAAATTGCACAAGATGTTTCTGCATTTCAATATTCTGCAAAATATGATGGAGCATTTTTTATAACAATTACATCTCAACAAAATTGCAATTTGGAAAAATTAAAGGAAGAAACTATTAAAATTCTAAATCAAATTATTTCTGAAGGAATTACGGATTTAGAATTGGAGCGAGCAATTACTAGTTATAAATCATCTTACATTTATTCACTCCAAAATTTGGATAATTTGACAAATCAAATTAATAGTTACAATTGTAATTTGAGTGAACCCAATTCTTTTGTGTATGATATTAAAAGATATTTGAATTTAAAAAAGGAAGATGTTCAAAATGCAGCAAAATTATTTTTAGAAAAAAATTATGTTGAGTTGAAAATAATTCCTAAAAGTAAAAATTGA
- a CDS encoding aspartate carbamoyltransferase catalytic subunit, with product MSLKIKHLLGLQDVSKNDIQLILDTATTFREVLERPIKRVPTLQGTTVVNLFYENSTRTRISFELAEKRLSADTLNFSTSTSSAKKGETFKDTVRNIEAMKIDMIVVRHQSAGVPLYLTKISKASIINAGDGRHEHPTQALLDMYSIREKLGKLSGLKVCIVGDIAHSRVALSNIFGLKTMGAEVSLCAPPTMIPRNIEQFGIKIYHDINKAVSENDVLNVLRIQLERDAGTTIPSLREYHNYFGITTDIIERNNKDILILHPGPINRGVELSSEVADGPYQIILDQVTNGVAIRMAVLYLLGTKNS from the coding sequence ATGTCATTAAAAATTAAACACCTTTTGGGTTTGCAAGACGTTTCTAAAAATGATATTCAATTAATTTTAGATACGGCAACAACCTTTAGGGAAGTTTTAGAAAGACCAATTAAACGAGTTCCAACATTGCAAGGAACAACAGTTGTAAATTTATTTTATGAAAATTCAACACGTACAAGAATTTCTTTTGAGCTTGCAGAAAAAAGACTTTCCGCAGATACTTTAAATTTTTCAACTTCTACTAGCAGCGCAAAAAAAGGTGAAACTTTTAAAGATACTGTAAGAAATATTGAAGCAATGAAAATTGATATGATTGTCGTACGACATCAATCAGCTGGAGTTCCGTTATATTTAACTAAAATTTCAAAAGCATCAATAATTAACGCGGGCGATGGAAGACATGAACATCCAACACAAGCATTGTTGGATATGTATTCGATCAGAGAAAAACTTGGAAAACTTTCCGGATTAAAAGTTTGTATTGTTGGAGATATTGCTCATAGCAGAGTTGCGCTTTCAAATATATTTGGATTAAAAACAATGGGTGCAGAAGTTTCGCTTTGCGCTCCACCGACAATGATTCCGAGAAATATTGAGCAATTTGGAATAAAAATTTATCATGATATAAACAAAGCAGTAAGTGAAAATGATGTTTTAAATGTTTTAAGAATTCAGCTTGAGCGTGATGCTGGAACAACAATTCCATCTTTGCGTGAATATCATAATTATTTTGGAATTACAACTGATATAATTGAACGAAATAATAAAGACATCTTAATACTTCATCCCGGACCAATAAACAGAGGAGTAGAACTTTCTTCAGAAGTTGCTGATGGACCTTATCAAATTATTTTAGATCAAGTTACAAATGGTGTTGCCATTAGAATGGCAGTTCTATATTTGTTAGGAACAAAAAATTCGTAA
- a CDS encoding alkaline phosphatase family protein, translating into MKAKNVVIILFLFSSILFSQKTPYVILISFDGFRWDYCERGITPNLDSLQKYGVKAKSLKPCFPSKTFPNHYSIITGMYPENHGIISNFFINPFTKEKYRLGDTNSVRNSKWYLGEAFWETARRNGIITASYFWPGSEVDLEYRRPNYFKYYQHNNPYKDRIDNIIEWLKFPQNERPHFVTLYFHDTDSYGHEFGPNSIEVNQSIKRLDSLIGYLNSELDEIKMKDSVNIILVSDHGMTEVSKDKLINIEEILKDYKYKFDNNEIFAFIEPWHNEINEVYQILKERENHYKVYLKNEVPEYFHFSKHPFISSIIIIADLGWTLVDNKLLKKFSNSYSKGNHGFDNNELDMHGIFFAKGPAFKENYKIGTIQNIDINPLLAKIFGINPKSNIDGKLERIEFILK; encoded by the coding sequence ATGAAAGCTAAAAATGTTGTAATTATTCTCTTTTTATTTTCTTCAATTCTATTCTCGCAAAAAACTCCATATGTAATTTTAATTTCTTTTGATGGCTTCCGCTGGGATTATTGCGAACGTGGAATTACACCAAATTTAGATTCATTACAAAAATATGGTGTAAAAGCAAAATCTCTTAAACCGTGTTTTCCTTCAAAAACTTTTCCAAATCACTATTCAATAATTACCGGAATGTATCCGGAAAATCATGGAATAATTTCTAATTTTTTTATCAATCCATTTACAAAAGAAAAATACAGACTTGGTGATACAAACAGTGTAAGAAATAGCAAATGGTATTTAGGCGAAGCTTTTTGGGAAACTGCACGAAGAAATGGAATAATTACTGCAAGTTATTTTTGGCCCGGTTCAGAAGTTGATTTGGAATATCGCAGACCAAATTACTTTAAATATTATCAACATAACAATCCTTACAAAGATAGAATTGATAATATAATTGAATGGTTAAAATTTCCGCAAAACGAAAGACCGCATTTTGTAACTTTATATTTTCATGATACGGATTCTTACGGACATGAATTTGGTCCCAATTCTATTGAGGTAAATCAATCAATTAAAAGATTAGATTCACTAATTGGATATTTGAATTCCGAACTTGACGAAATTAAAATGAAAGACAGTGTAAATATTATTTTAGTTTCAGATCATGGAATGACTGAAGTGAGTAAAGATAAACTTATAAATATCGAAGAAATACTTAAAGATTATAAATATAAATTTGATAATAACGAAATATTTGCATTTATTGAGCCATGGCATAATGAAATAAACGAAGTATATCAAATTTTAAAGGAAAGAGAAAATCATTATAAAGTATATTTGAAAAATGAAGTTCCTGAATATTTTCATTTTTCAAAACATCCGTTTATTTCATCAATTATAATAATTGCTGATTTGGGTTGGACTTTGGTTGATAATAAATTACTTAAAAAATTTAGTAATTCTTACTCAAAAGGAAATCACGGATTTGATAATAATGAATTAGATATGCATGGAATATTTTTTGCAAAAGGTCCTGCATTCAAAGAAAATTATAAAATTGGAACTATACAAAACATTGATATTAATCCGTTACTTGCAAAAATTTTTGGAATAAATCCAAAATCAAATATTGACGGGAAACTTGAACGAATTGAATTTATCCTAAAATAG
- a CDS encoding TonB-dependent receptor — MKKTILFILISLKLFAQQVTLNGVVKDSLTGNPIEFANIILTEINIGASSNTNGSFSLEIPKAGKYLIKFSHVGYRTYSKNFEITKNSYFEINLIPSEILLEQTTVLSSLPKFRETPVANKDYDNFQIEKNLGNRDAGFIMESSPSVFISSLGGGMGDYKISIRGFNHTNIAVMLNGVPVNNLENGEIYWSNWAGIADVLERVNVQRGLGANPYSISSIGGSVNFLTKGVNSLNNFAKFSMEFGSDNFQKKTIAFSQQILGNSLLLTSFISKKDWDGYVDQTWVDEFSYYFALGGIYGNHSLELQAIGSPQEHGQRLTMLTIDEWKLYGKNFNPDWGYLNGKPLNLRDNIFHKPTFNLNHNWQINQNWILSNILYYSYGDGGGTVPPWANFSKTENGLIDFDSEWGKNSKNVNTNFHPLLNYTENALRFTVHRHNWFGVISNARFKKENIEISTGIDARYYSAQNYREVGNLLGGDYTIGSSNFNLDPNKLLFKGDKVDYNADSYVRQIGGFLQSEFQFGDLLTFANISVSSTGYKRLDYFNYLNDDPFRETSWFDIFGYTIKSGANYNLDNFNNLFFNIGYFSKAPLAENVYDYTNHKFENIKNEKIFNVELGHGLNTYDFKITSNIYFTEWKDKAISKMISDVNTNQFYFFNLSGASARHMGIELSSVWQPEKFLRLEGMFSNSINKWTDNVFAVVAPESDPTQQTIISSYVKNVFVGGSPMTTAFLGIEYENIFNQNFTISLNPILKFFGNHYADFNPNLRTNVNDENVNSWKLPNYFILDFHISAFVNLNLSYLEKVIIHINSFNILNNKDYIIDAIDGTSHSSQSALVWYGRERWWNFSLSFEL; from the coding sequence ATGAAAAAAACAATTTTATTTATTTTAATTTCCTTAAAATTATTTGCCCAACAAGTAACTTTAAATGGTGTAGTTAAAGATTCGTTAACCGGAAATCCTATCGAATTTGCAAATATAATTTTAACAGAAATTAACATTGGAGCAAGCAGTAATACAAACGGAAGTTTTTCATTAGAGATTCCAAAAGCGGGAAAATATTTAATTAAATTTTCACATGTTGGATATCGAACATATAGTAAAAATTTCGAGATTACAAAAAATTCATATTTTGAAATAAATTTAATTCCTTCGGAAATTTTACTTGAGCAAACTACAGTATTAAGTTCACTTCCTAAATTTAGAGAAACTCCGGTAGCAAATAAGGATTATGATAATTTTCAAATAGAAAAAAATCTTGGAAACAGAGATGCCGGTTTTATTATGGAATCTTCTCCAAGTGTTTTTATTTCTTCGCTCGGCGGAGGAATGGGAGATTACAAAATTTCTATAAGAGGATTTAACCATACAAATATTGCAGTTATGTTAAACGGAGTTCCGGTAAACAATTTGGAAAACGGTGAAATTTATTGGTCAAATTGGGCTGGAATTGCGGATGTTCTAGAACGTGTAAATGTTCAAAGAGGACTAGGTGCAAATCCATATTCAATTTCGTCAATTGGAGGATCAGTTAATTTTTTAACAAAAGGTGTAAATAGTTTAAATAATTTCGCAAAATTCAGCATGGAATTTGGTTCTGATAATTTTCAAAAAAAGACAATTGCATTTTCACAACAAATACTTGGAAATAGTTTGTTGCTAACATCATTTATTTCAAAAAAAGATTGGGATGGATATGTTGATCAAACTTGGGTTGATGAATTTTCATATTATTTTGCTCTTGGCGGAATTTACGGAAATCATTCACTTGAACTTCAAGCTATTGGTTCTCCTCAAGAACATGGTCAGCGTTTAACAATGCTTACAATTGATGAATGGAAATTATACGGAAAGAATTTTAATCCCGATTGGGGATATTTAAATGGAAAACCATTAAATCTAAGAGATAATATTTTTCACAAACCGACTTTCAATTTAAATCATAATTGGCAAATTAACCAAAATTGGATTTTATCAAACATTCTATATTATTCTTATGGAGATGGCGGAGGAACCGTTCCACCTTGGGCAAATTTTAGCAAAACAGAAAATGGATTAATTGATTTTGATTCCGAATGGGGAAAAAATTCCAAAAATGTAAATACAAATTTTCATCCTTTATTAAATTATACAGAAAATGCTTTACGATTTACTGTTCACAGACATAATTGGTTTGGTGTAATTTCTAATGCAAGATTTAAAAAAGAAAATATAGAAATTTCTACTGGCATTGATGCAAGATATTACTCAGCTCAAAATTATAGGGAAGTAGGAAATTTATTAGGCGGGGATTATACAATCGGCAGTAGTAATTTTAATTTGGATCCCAATAAATTATTGTTCAAAGGTGATAAAGTTGATTATAATGCTGATAGTTATGTTCGACAGATTGGCGGATTTTTACAAAGCGAATTTCAATTTGGTGATTTACTAACATTCGCAAATATTTCAGTTTCTTCAACCGGATATAAAAGATTGGATTATTTTAATTACTTAAATGATGATCCATTTCGTGAAACAAGTTGGTTTGATATTTTCGGATACACAATAAAATCCGGAGCAAATTATAATTTGGATAATTTTAATAATCTCTTTTTTAATATCGGATATTTTTCAAAAGCACCGTTAGCAGAAAATGTTTACGATTACACAAATCATAAATTCGAAAATATTAAAAATGAAAAAATCTTTAATGTTGAATTGGGGCACGGATTAAATACTTACGATTTTAAGATTACTTCAAATATTTATTTTACGGAATGGAAAGACAAAGCAATTAGTAAAATGATAAGCGATGTTAATACAAATCAATTTTACTTTTTTAATTTATCCGGAGCTTCCGCAAGGCATATGGGAATTGAGCTTTCTTCAGTTTGGCAACCGGAAAAATTCTTAAGATTAGAAGGAATGTTTTCAAATTCAATTAATAAATGGACAGATAACGTTTTTGCAGTTGTTGCGCCAGAATCTGATCCAACTCAACAAACAATTATTTCTTCATATGTAAAAAATGTATTTGTTGGCGGTTCACCAATGACTACAGCATTTTTAGGAATTGAATATGAAAATATTTTTAATCAAAATTTTACAATTTCTTTAAATCCTATTTTGAAATTTTTTGGAAATCATTATGCTGATTTCAATCCAAATTTAAGAACAAATGTTAATGATGAAAATGTGAACTCGTGGAAATTACCAAATTATTTTATTTTAGATTTTCACATTTCTGCATTTGTAAACTTAAATTTATCTTACTTGGAAAAAGTAATTATTCATATAAATTCATTTAATATTCTTAACAATAAAGATTACATAATTGATGCAATTGATGGAACATCTCACAGTTCTCAATCAGCTTTAGTTTGGTACGGCAGAGAAAGATGGTGGAATTTTTCGTTATCATTCGAATTATAA